The DNA segment ggttttgacaactGCATAATGTCGTGTTATccaccattatggtatcataAAGAATAGTTTCACTTCTCTCAAAATCTCCTATGCTCCCTCTAttcatccctctccccttccccctgaaACTACTGCTCTTTTTTACAGTCTTTatggttttaccttttccagactGTCATATAGTTGGCATCACACAGTATATAGCCCTTTCAGACTAGCTTGTcagtatgcatttaaggtttctccatggtttttcatggcttggtagctcattttttattgctgaaaaatacATGTATGGATGTAcctcagtttatccattcatctattgaaggacatcttggttacttccagtttttggcaattatgaataaaacttctACAAACATTCACATATAGGCTTTTTGGTGGACATAAGTGTTCAACTCAGTTGGGTAAATAactaggagtgtgattgctggatcgtatgataAGCTTGTGTTtattagctttgtaagaaactgtcatccaaagtggctataccagtttGTGTTCCCATGAGCAATGGATGAgcattcctgttgctccacatccttgtcagtatTTGTTGttatcagtgttctggattttagccattctgatagatgtaAAGTGGCATCTTGttgtgttatctttttaaaataccattttaaactAGTTTTGTCTGGTTCTATTTATTAATAAAGATAATAGAATAAAAGTAGATGGACATTCTCTAAAAGAATCTACCATGCAgtagaaattcttaaaaatacaatatatttttggtgttgtctttctcttgttttagaatatttatttattggccatgcctcaaggcttgtgggatcttagtttcctgaccagggatggaacccatgccccctgcagtggaagtgcagagacctaaccactgaacctccagggaattccctagaatattttagattcttttatgTAATTGAAGCATCTTTTTATCAAGGAGATACAAGATTTGAATATGATTAATGCAATGTCTGTTACATTGTCTAgtaatataaaattacatattataaaatagataatgaagcAGAATGGACACAGATTTGTAAGACTTTGAAGAACTGTAGACTTTACCTtgagcataatttttaaaataaatataatttgatgATTTAAGAATATTCAGAGTCAAGCTGTtcaaaccactttttaaaaattccttgagGAGGCctgataataaagaaaaacaggcGTATTTTACACAGTAGCTTCTACTTTAAACACAAATTCATTACATTTGGTTTGAGACTGCACTAACAACATAGTTAATGCATTCATAATCCATCATCTGAGATATGGCAACTGCttttaaacaaaatgtattcTACATTTTTAAGTCAGGATTTCAGAAAGTCAAAATAATAACGAATGTGTCGTTATCAGTTTATCTTAAGCTCTATTTGTGAATACATATTCATAAAAATTAGCAAATTCTGGGTTCTACATGCCTCAAATTGTAATTTTATCTTAAGTTTTATATAGTAACTAATCCTGTTTTCAGTAGGTTAAATACCAAGATGAACTGTATTCTTTCATCAATACCATACCCCAGCATAAAAATGTTCTCGTTTTTTTTCCCAAGGGACTTTTGAAAGCTGAAGAGCACAGCTGGTCCCTTGCAGAACTGGTACATGCAGTAGTTCTACTTACACACTATCATTCTCTTGCCTCGTTCACATTTGGCTGTGGAATCAGTCCAGAAATTCATTGTGATGGTGGCCACACATTCAGACCTCCTTCTGTTAGTAACTACTGCATCTGTGACATTACAAATGGCAATCACAGTGTGGATGAGATGCAGGTCAATTCAGCAGGAAATGTTTCGGTAAGtatctattatttattatagGATCATCCTAAGAGTAATCACAGTAATTGctgttatattattttttcatttggcttttaaGAAAATCTACCCTATTAAGTCCAAAAAGATATTAGGCCCCCATACCtgttcattcagcaagtatttattgtcTGCCTCCAAATGCTCAGCACTAGTCTGATGCTAAGGGACATACAAAATTATAAGACCCTCTAGGAGGTTACATTTGAATAATTTTAGGATCAGAAGCCACCAGCAATGTGCCCCATCAGAGCCATCTGGTATTGAACAGCTACTGAGTGAGATGAGGGGAGACTGAGAACAGTGGAACTTGGTGGTAGAAACTTCCTGATGCTGATCACATCCTTTTGCACAGAAGAAACAGGCTGTCTTCTTAATTACTTTTTAGAAGATTTAATCAGCCTTGATCTggaatttctccttttaaaatacttcatgTTTTAACTTctcacaaatatatataaaagtgaatgtaaatttattaaaatgcttttatctctattccttctcttctctggcttttatattttctcagttaTGTTATTCCTTTGAAACAGATCAGAATGAGTTGAATTTTCTATAAGCAAATTTGAATTCTATATATGATGAGTCAAAATTCCCTCTGCATTCTTTAGCTGTAGTGAAAGAGAAAAGGGTTTATATTTCCAAATTGAAATCAGAGAAACAACCTTACAGTCTTCTGAATACTTTGCACAGATTTTCTCAGTTGTATTATTTTAAACAGATTTGGACaggttaaatttatatatttgactTTAACGTGTATTTGACTGTTAATGTATATTTGACTGTGGGCAAGTTATCTAACGTCTCTGAACCtccattctttcatttctaaatgAAGGTCAAACACAAGGTTATTGTAAAGTTTAAATGAAATGTCTCTAAAGaggtaaaaggcaaaaaaaaaaaaaaaaaaagaagttaaaaggcCTAGTACAGTGCTTGGCATTTACCAGGTACTAAATAAGAGGTAGCATTTACATATGGTGAGATTAGCACAGGAGGGAAAATCATGTTCCCAAGGTTGATCACTGTGCTGTGCTGGCAACGCCCAAGACCATCAGTTCCACCCTCTGTTGAGCTATCTGGATTGTTGTTGGAGGCCTGCATATGGCCACTGATTATTTATCAAAGCTTAAAGGTTATGAGATGGTCTAAGGGAGAGTACATCAGTTGCTAGGATGCTTAGAGTTGGATTGTTGTCCTTCCCCACCTTTGATTTAGTACAAGGCTAAAGAAAAAGTACTGTTCCTAGTTATCCctttattaaatgagataatagtgaaataatagaatttttaaaaacttccctagTAGATAAGCTCCCTGTTCCCAGGTGTtgagcattttttagcaataaatatttttaaattaaggtatgtaccttgtttttttagacataatgctattgcacacttaatagccTACAGTATAAACAGTATAGTGTATAGTATAGTACAGTATACAGTATAATGTACAGTACAGTACagtgtatttttggctgcattgggtcttcgttgctgcgcgcgggctttctctagttgcagcgagcgggggctactcttggttgcggtgtgcgggcttctcgttgaggtggcttctcttgttgcagaacacaggctctaggcgcgcgggcttcagcagttgtggctcgtgggctctagagcagaggctcagttgttgaggcgcacgggcttagttgctccacagcatgtgggatcttcccagaccagggctcgaacccatgtcccctgcattggcaggcagatttttaaccactgtgccaccagggaagtccctaaacataacttttatatgcactggaaaaccaaacaattcatGACTCGCTTTGTTGCAGTGGtgtggaactgaacccacaatgtACCTGAGGTATGCCTGTCTATTGACAACATGCCCAGTGTACACAGTTGATGCAAAAGCACTTATACTTTGTGTACCTTATTTAACTGATTGAGCAAGTAAAAGCTTAACTCTTAAATATTCAGTTCTGTTTTAAATCGACAAGtagtgttaaatttttaaaatttagcattGATAGTAATATTATTACTAATTTTAGTAATAAAAGGTAAAACATTAGAATGTGttcttaaaatcatttttctcttatattttaaaatttaaatatctgtatatataataGGCCAAAtaattgttgtttttttgtttttgcggtatgcgggcctctcaccgttgtggcctctcccgttctggagcacaggctccggacgcgcaggctcagcggccatggctcacgggcccagccgctctgcggcacgtgggatcttcccggaccggggcacgaacccatgtcccctgcatcggcaggcggactctcaaccactgcgccaccagggaagccccaaataattGTTTTTGATTCATCCATGTGCATTAAAATTATAAGAAGATCTTTTCTTATATTGTATTAAGATGCAAATTCTTATGAAACAGacttaataaaattcaaaagtttcATTCCGTGTTTGACATATGTAACCTTAATTGCACTTTCTTTTCAGGTAAGTGATTCCTTCTTTGAGGTCGAAGCCCTCATGGAAAAGATGAAGCAGTTACAGGAATGTCGAGATGAAGAAGAGGCAAGTCAGGAAGAGATGGCTTCAcgttttgaaatagaaaaaagagagagcatgTTTGTCTTCTCTTCAGGTAAAAGCAACCATTACATAGTCaataaaatgtctgttttttaagagaatttaaataaaagtatccttttttattggaatatagttgattacaatgttgtattagtttcaagtgtacagcaaagtgaatccgttatacatatatccactgttttttcagatttttttcccatataggtcattacagagtattgagtagagttccctgtgccatacagtaggtccttattagttatctattttgtatatagtagtgtgtatatgtcaattccaatctcccagtttatccctccccccttttccccccagtaaccatagacttgttttctacatctgtgactctatttctgttttgtaaataagttcatttgtaccactttttttAGAGTCTACATGTAAGCGGcgacatatggtatttgtctttctctgtctgacttaacttcacttaacatgataatctccaggtccattcatgttgtggcaaatgacattattttgttcctttttatggctgagtaacattccactgtatatatgtaccacatcttctttattcactcctctattgatggacatttaggttgcttccatatcttggctattgtaaatactgctgtaatgaacattggggtgcatgtattttcaaattatggttttctccatatatatgcccaggagtagtgttgctggatcagatggttaactctatttttagttttttaaggaacctccatactgttctccatagtggctgaaccagtttacattcccagcaacagctGTAGCATTTACTCTTTGAGAtaagatgatggccattctgaccagtgtgaggtgatatctcattgtagttttgatttgcatttctctaataattagtgatgttgagcatattttcatgtgctttttggccatctgtatgccttctttggagaaatctctatttagatctgcccatttttggattgggttgtttttttgatactgagctgcatgagctgtttgtatattttggagattaattctttgtcagttgcttcgtttgcaaatattttctcccattctgtgggttatctttgctgtgcaaaagcttttaagtttaatccaAATATGGCTTTCCTTTTAGAAAGGTTATTGCATAGGTAGAAAAGGAAGTTATAGTGAAAACAGCACTAGACTAAGAGAGAGGACATTTGATTTGGGTTCTAATACTAAAATCACTGCTAATAAACTTTGTGAATATAAGTCATTTAACATTGagtgctttttttcctcttctttaaaatgaggaaattgcaTTCATAAAGGCCTGAGATTGCTTCCAgctttaaaattctatgatttgTGAAAAGGAGCTACTTCTTAGATAACTAACAACAACGTAAATCCTTTATGTTTGGCCTTTATCAAATGTAGGCTATAGGATTTAATATGTAAACCagataatttaaaggaaaaaagttaataaagTGTGTCAGTGTATTTTGACAATAATAGAGTGGGCCAAAGAGTATATGTTAAAAGCAAGTTTCTTAATagcaaagaaaaaatcaaatttgtATAAATGGAGGTTGGATGTTAGCTTGAGGAGAagtctttgattttatttacttgaaaCTATAATCTCATCGACCCCTAAACATGAAGATAATCTGAAAAGGCTTAGAAGCAGTGCAGGAAACATTGTAAAAACAGTGACACACAGAACCTCTTTCCTTTGTTCATCATTTTAGAATTGTTTCTAGGACCTTTGAGCTGTTAAAGAGatcattttatatattgtgtGACATTAAAAATAGTCCAAATGCTAAAGTTTAGAGCATAAAGTTTAAAGTTTATATTTGTTATCACCATAAAGATTATTCAAAAGGGTGTTCATACTTGGAGTACATACTTTTCAGTAGAACCTAGTATCTATAAACTACAGTCGggacacagagggagagaggatcTGTGAAAGAgaggaattaaaaacagaaaattaaccatgagtatttttttaataacagaatctacttttattatattccatttattagTAAGTAGGCTATTTCTCTTTACagttttaagactttattttagtTGATATTGGTTACTCAGTGTCAGAGAAAGGGTAATCCTGTTTTTACTTGTTATAGGTAAAATGAATTTTAACTAGCATCCTGTTTTTGAAAGGCtttcagtgttgtttttttttaaattatttcagatgATGAAGAAGTTACACCAGCAAGAGATGTATCTCGTCACTTTGAGGATACTAGTTATGGCTATAAGGATTTCTCTAGACATGGAATGCACGTCCCAACATTTCGAGTCCAGGTAAAATGACAACTTGTTTTATGTACATGCTCAATTAGGAATACCTCAATCTGACTTAAAATAAGAAAGAGCCATCTGGATTTGAGAACAGAAAGCAATgcagagaaaaataacttttctacGTACACGTAATtcccttaggtatgtttattatATTGTTAAAGTTCATAAATCAGTTGCTCAGAATTCAAAACACATTCACCCATAAAGCAAAATTACAATAGTGGTTAGGTTCCCAGAGATGGTATGCAGAAACCCAGTTAAAGTTCCTACTATAACGAAACAATAAATAATAGTTGTGTTTGAACCTAGCTTGCTTTTATAGCACTGTTTTACTGAGCCCCAGTGTTAAAGTGAGGCTATTTCTGCCCTGATATGCACCAGGCCTGAGTGACAAGAGAAATGTCCTCACAGCATCTCAGGCATTATGTGTGTGGGGGTGAAGGGAAAGAGgatgagaaagagtgaaagattTGCTTAAATTAGGACTTATAGGGAAAgcagattttttgttttctttttaatttgggtGAGTTTTTACAGATACCATAGAAAATAAACCATGATTACAATAACCTAATTCCCTTTAAAATATGAACTGAATGTCATTTGAAGCaatgagaatttttaaaggtttcaAATTTAAAGCTTAAAGAGGATTCACATAAATAAATCTTATTCCAAAATTACTTAGCACCCATCTCTTAGAATAAATAAAGTTCCTGGGGTAAGGAGTAGAATTATTGTTGGTAGACCCAGTTTGTTTAGCTCCATAATCATTAACTTTGAAATACACAGTAAAACTTCCCAGTACAATTCTGTATATACTGAGTCCATGGAAACTTAGGGACCTCGTTGTCCTCCAGGATACCAGGGTCCTTCTCTGTTTTCACTTTGGCaggaggcactgtgctaagtgctttgcaaGTATATCTCAGGAGTAACAATTGCTGTATCTTCTAGTTCCAGAATAAAAGTTGAGAATCGTCAATTAGCAAACATTTATCTATTCTGTGCTGTAGTTTTGTAAGACCGCTTCCAATCCGTCAGTAGAAACATACTGtagtttaaatgtttttcttaaacagtctgttatatatttcatttagatAGGTAAATATATAATTCAGATGAGTTGGTGTTCCCAACTTTCCCAATTATTGTGCAGGGGCTATTATAACTCTTCTACcagaattatgaaaatatttgagaactatgattttttttctttgctcaagGAACTAACATTGTTTAAGGAGACAGAATTAGGCACAAGGAAGAATTATAGAATATTTTACTCAATAGTGAAGTTGTATCATGAAATATAAAAGATTACAATTGAAGGGATCATGTGGACTGGAAAATTTTATGGAGGGAGATTAGGATTTGAGAGATTTGAATGGTTTAAAAGCATGGGCATTGTAAGCAGAGGAGACTGTAGGCAATAACTGAGCATAGGTTGAGGGAAGGGATCATAAACTGACTGGGCTGCTAAGACCTTCAAGCAAAGGATAAGTGGGAAGTTAGTTTAAAATTGATCAGATTTGTAGGTGATGATCAGATTTGTAGGTTTTGACCATAGTGATGGCATAATATCAAAGAGgtgttttaggaaaataaatatggTAGTAACATTGAAGTGGGAGGTTATTAAGTTTTGCTtgagatggaaagaaaggaagcaggGAGACTTTAATTTGGGAAAACTAATTAGGAGACACAATTAATAGGGCTGAGAATCAGAGGTGGGtaggaggaaaaagaatgaatgatggATACCttgaattaaaaatttacaaaGTTTGAGGACCATTTGAATGCCTGCAGCAATAGAAAAGGAGAGTGGCCTCCCAAGATGGGTCATCTCTGGAGGCTGACGGGGGAAACAGTGAGAGAAAGCTGAATATGGGTGACCTGTGTGTAAGGGGAAGAGATTCCACTGGTTTTTAAACTCGCTGAGTTCAAAATGTAACTTTTGCATGTTGCAGTATAGAAATTGAAAACATCAAACTGGAATGCAAGTGAAACTGAGAGCTAGGGATGTACTAGAAAGGCAGTGGATTTCAGCTGCCAGTAATTTCACTGCACCGAAGAGCGACAGACATAGAACTATAGTTGGCCACGTTTTAATTATTCACATTtgttctgttctctgtatttaggACTATTGTTGGGAAGACCATGGTTATTCTTTGGTAAATCGTCTTTATCCAGATGTAGGACAGTTGATCGATGAAAAATTTCACATTGCTTACAATCTTACTTATAATACAATGGCAATGCACAAAGATGTTGATACCTCAATGCTAAGACGGGCTATTTGGAACTATATTCACTGCATGTTTGGAATAAGGTTAGtctgttttcttatgtttatgaAGAGGTATTTTCCTTTAGCCTAAATTATTCAGGTGCTTGGAACACATATGCACACAGACCTACGTTAACATACTCAAAACCATCCCCTCCCCAATAgcttatttttatgcattttgtgCTTCAAAAACTTGATTTTTTGCAGCTTGGTGTGTTTTCTCTTGCCTAGCTAAGCAGGAGGGAGAGTTAGGAATGCTGACAAGAGTTAAATAACAGATGCCTCCAGGGAAGAGGAGAGCAAGCAAGCTGGCCCAAGAGCATAGAGGAAGAGGCAAAGTTTGTCTCTGAACATTTATGGTATCTTTTccctttgtatcatcttttatcTCCTGACACACTCATACTTCTACCTTCATGGAACTTAGAACTCTTACAGTACCCTTCTAAAGAGTACCTACTCCCATGATATTTCATCAAAATACAAAACTTTCATATCCTGTTAGGTATTCAGCCACATTTAAACACAGCCATCATAAACCACCTTCTAACATACACAAACAACCATGCTGTGGTACTTTCTGATTATTTTAGCTGTAAAGTCACACTTTCTCTTGCTTCTTCACTTTATCAGTAGCCAGGCTATGACTTTAGACTCCTGAATGGTTATACAGGACCcgctttcttccttttctactaAAAACCAATTAGGAGACTTCAGTTCTAGGCACTATCTGCCAGTGCGGCAGAGGAGACATTGGTGCCTACGACCATCTTGGCTTAGCCTTTCCCAAGTATAGacactgtgaagccatctagagactgattctttcctctcagACACCTCTCCCCCTTTTTTCTCATCTGACCccaagaactcctggaaacataagaaaaaaaatttatttacacaaATAGATTATAATTGATAATCATGTAATAGTATCAATAAGTATTATTGTTAATTTATTGATTGTTAGTTTATTGTTTAGTTTATTGTtagtttattgttattgttagttTATTGATCAATTtgttaatttcttaatatcaGCAATACTCAAACTTTGTTTCCAGAATTTGTTCCTCAGTGTGGTTGCTTATTCATGATTGTAAATATACTGTTGCTTGGGCACTGGCAATTTTTTTGTTCATCTGACTTCTGTTTCTCACCCCTTTATACTCATTCATCCACCCCCAATGAAACGTAAAAATTGTAAAGCTGTCATTTTGGGGGATAGCTACCTACACAAAGAGGGGGAAAGAATACAGCATTTACTATTGATGTCTGTACTTCCATAATAAAACAGACTATACATAAAATTCTCACATTATCTTTTAACAGATATGATGACTATGACTATGGTGAAATTAACCAGCTATTGGATCGTAGCTTTAAAGTTTATATCAAAACTGTTGTTTGCACTCCTGAAAAGGTTACCAAAAGAATGTATGATAGCTTCTGGAGGCAGTTCAAGCACTCTGAGAAGGTAAGTACCTATTGTGTTTACTCTAACTTAGCAGTGATCCTTATTCTCCTTCACCTAATCTAATGGGTCTCAAACCCCTTCCATCACTTCTACCAACCCAGATAAGAACATTCCAGATCAGCTGTCTCACATACCCCTTGGAAGGGAGAACCTCATTATGgtttaaagtaaaagaataaagacaGGGAGAACCGGTGTGCTGGCCTCTCCTCAGAGTGCTGGCATCACTGTAACTgcttaagagaaagaagagagtgtTTGTGAATGATGATTTGGCAGGGAAGTTGTTATTCTAACAAACCTTCAAGAAGAGATGTGATCGAATATAAATACAAGCTCAAAACATCTATCCAAAGAAGATCAGACAGCTTTTGTTTTGAGAAACTGATGTTATTCAGTGGCACACAGAAAACATTTCTGGTGTTTATTAGATGCACTGAAACTGACTGTGAATGCTTATAACCCtatctatctctttttttttttgcatctttattggagtataattgctttacagtgttgtgttagtttctgctgtataagaaagtgaatcagttatatgtatacatatatcctatcTTAAATGATAATGTGTCTTATATTCAGGTTCACGTTAATCTGCTTCTTATAGAAGCTAGGATGCAAGCAGAACTCCTTTATGCTCTGAGAGCCATTACTCGCTATATGACCTGATGCCTTTCCTCCATTAAAGAAGATGAACGATCAGCAGATATTGTCCTACAAGGGGAAGGTACTAAGCCCCAGGACCAATGGTagataaaagaattcagaaatccATTGTGCCATGATTCCTTTAGTTTCTGCTATTTTACTGTGGAAATGCCACTGCTGGCACAAGCAGTGAGTGCTTGGCAGCTTCAAGTTTAGAGCTGTGAAGAAGGGCTGCTGTTCACAGTATTTTGCTTTTTGACAGTACAAGATGCTGTATAACTTTTAATACAGCAAATAGTAACTCTCAAAATCCTGTtgcttttatgttaaaaaataacaagaattGGAGCATGCAAAGAATGGGACTTTGATAatgatgtaagcttttatattgATACATAAAGGATTTTAGATATTGGTGCTGCTATTCCTGCTGGTGGAATGAATAGAGTGGCTGTTCCAGTTAAGCTATTAGTAATAAAGTGAACACTGCTACTATCTGAGCCTACATACATAATTTTTGTGGTTTCAAATTAAACTTGcatatgtgttaatatttttTGCACCTAAAATTACTCACAGCTCGGCAAAGACCATTATGATGGTAACAGCTCATTTCTTTCATAcagttttttaattcagttattgGATGATACTAAATTACAGTGGCATTCTTAAAGATTTTCTTCAAAAAGCAATCTTAAATGAAAGTGTGTAAATTATAAGAAAAGCTGGCTACCTTTTGATATGCTGTTTCCCAAGATTCTCTGACACTGGAGGGCAGCTGTCTTGTACAGTATTTTTGTTTCCAGCACCAAAGTTATGGGAAATATTGCTGTAGACTGCTGCGCAGTCCCAGGTGCATTCTGCCCCTCTGCTCCTGCCCACCTCATGGTCCCCACTTCAGAGGTTGTACAGCTCCTTAAataataaagctggaaaatataTTTAGTCAGGTTATCAAATTTGATTTACAAAAATGCTAGCTTTGTTTGAAATGCAAACAggcttgaaaaaaatgtattaagtaCTTTGTATTCTGGAGGCGTGAACTGCTTTTGAAGTCTGTCAGTATTATTGGTATTTTTcaataaagaataatttttctgcaat comes from the Pseudorca crassidens isolate mPseCra1 chromosome 13, mPseCra1.hap1, whole genome shotgun sequence genome and includes:
- the SESN1 gene encoding sestrin-1 isoform X3 → MRLATAANEAYTASLAVSELLGCKQCGGSRGQDEELGIRIPRPLGHGPSRFIPEKEILQVGSEDAQMHTLFADSFAALGRLDNITLVMVFHPQYLESFLKTQHYLLQMDGPLPLHYRHYIGIMAAARHQCSYLVNLHVNDFLHVGGDPKWLNGLENAPQKLQNLGELNKVLAHRPWLITKEHIEGLLKAEEHSWSLAELVHAVVLLTHYHSLASFTFGCGISPEIHCDGGHTFRPPSVSNYCICDITNGNHSVDEMQVNSAGNVSVSDSFFEVEALMEKMKQLQECRDEEEASQEEMASRFEIEKRESMFVFSSDDEEVTPARDVSRHFEDTSYGYKDFSRHGMHVPTFRVQDYCWEDHGYSLVNRLYPDVGQLIDEKFHIAYNLTYNTMAMHKDVDTSMLRRAIWNYIHCMFGIRYDDYDYGEINQLLDRSFKVYIKTVVCTPEKVTKRMYDSFWRQFKHSEKVHVNLLLIEARMQAELLYALRAITRYMT
- the SESN1 gene encoding sestrin-1 isoform X2, with amino-acid sequence MAEGENEVRWDGLCSRDSTTRETALENIRQIIVRKTECLRLVKETPYRPADGLANAVSLDGLNKLLAHLLMLSKRCPFKDVREKSEFILKSVQILQVGSEDAQMHTLFADSFAALGRLDNITLVMVFHPQYLESFLKTQHYLLQMDGPLPLHYRHYIGIMAAARHQCSYLVNLHVNDFLHVGGDPKWLNGLENAPQKLQNLGELNKVLAHRPWLITKEHIEGLLKAEEHSWSLAELVHAVVLLTHYHSLASFTFGCGISPEIHCDGGHTFRPPSVSNYCICDITNGNHSVDEMQVNSAGNVSVSDSFFEVEALMEKMKQLQECRDEEEASQEEMASRFEIEKRESMFVFSSDDEEVTPARDVSRHFEDTSYGYKDFSRHGMHVPTFRVQDYCWEDHGYSLVNRLYPDVGQLIDEKFHIAYNLTYNTMAMHKDVDTSMLRRAIWNYIHCMFGIRYDDYDYGEINQLLDRSFKVYIKTVVCTPEKVTKRMYDSFWRQFKHSEKVHVNLLLIEARMQAELLYALRAITRYMT
- the SESN1 gene encoding sestrin-1 isoform X1, producing the protein MAEGENEVRWDGLCSRDSTTRETALENIRQIIVRKTECLRLVKETPYRPADGLANAVSLDGLNKLLAHLLMLSKRCPFKDVREKSEFILKSVQELGIRIPRPLGHGPSRFIPEKEILQVGSEDAQMHTLFADSFAALGRLDNITLVMVFHPQYLESFLKTQHYLLQMDGPLPLHYRHYIGIMAAARHQCSYLVNLHVNDFLHVGGDPKWLNGLENAPQKLQNLGELNKVLAHRPWLITKEHIEGLLKAEEHSWSLAELVHAVVLLTHYHSLASFTFGCGISPEIHCDGGHTFRPPSVSNYCICDITNGNHSVDEMQVNSAGNVSVSDSFFEVEALMEKMKQLQECRDEEEASQEEMASRFEIEKRESMFVFSSDDEEVTPARDVSRHFEDTSYGYKDFSRHGMHVPTFRVQDYCWEDHGYSLVNRLYPDVGQLIDEKFHIAYNLTYNTMAMHKDVDTSMLRRAIWNYIHCMFGIRYDDYDYGEINQLLDRSFKVYIKTVVCTPEKVTKRMYDSFWRQFKHSEKVHVNLLLIEARMQAELLYALRAITRYMT